The following are encoded together in the Micromonospora lupini genome:
- a CDS encoding ABC transporter ATP-binding protein, with protein sequence MTGEHPALALRGLAKRFDGTIAVAGVDLDVPAGSFYGLLGPNGAGKTTTLSMAVGLLRPDAGSAWVLGQDVWRDPVAAKRLLGVMPDGVRLFDRLTGAELLAYHGLLRGMDPAVVDQRAAELLDVLALGDAGRTLVVDYSAGMKKKIGLACALLHGPRVLVLDEPFEAVDPVSAALIRDILTRYAAGGGTVIFSSHVMEVVERLCSHVAILAQGAIKRVGTIADVRGGRSLEQVFVEVVGGRTATGDELSWLSR encoded by the coding sequence ATGACTGGTGAGCACCCCGCGCTCGCGCTACGTGGCCTGGCGAAGCGGTTCGACGGCACGATCGCGGTGGCAGGCGTCGATCTGGACGTACCGGCCGGATCCTTCTACGGTCTGCTCGGCCCGAACGGCGCCGGCAAGACCACCACCCTGTCGATGGCGGTCGGGCTGTTGCGGCCGGACGCCGGTTCGGCGTGGGTGCTCGGTCAGGACGTGTGGCGCGATCCGGTCGCGGCCAAGCGACTGCTGGGCGTGATGCCCGACGGGGTACGCCTGTTCGACAGGCTGACCGGCGCGGAGCTGCTCGCGTACCACGGATTGTTGCGGGGGATGGACCCGGCGGTGGTCGACCAGCGCGCCGCGGAGCTGCTCGACGTGCTGGCGCTCGGCGACGCCGGCCGGACGCTCGTGGTGGACTACTCGGCGGGCATGAAGAAGAAGATCGGCCTGGCCTGCGCGTTGCTGCACGGCCCCCGGGTGCTGGTGCTGGACGAGCCGTTCGAGGCGGTCGACCCGGTGTCGGCGGCGCTGATCCGCGACATTCTCACCAGGTACGCGGCTGGCGGCGGCACGGTGATCTTCTCCAGCCACGTGATGGAGGTCGTCGAGCGGCTGTGCTCGCACGTGGCGATCCTCGCCCAGGGCGCCATCAAGCGTGTCGGCACGATCGCGGACGTCCGTGGCGGCCGCTCGCTGGAGCAGGTCTTCGTCGAGGTGGTCGGCGGGCGCACCGCGACGGGTGACGAGCTGTCATGGCTGTCCCGGTGA
- a CDS encoding ABC transporter permease: MAVPVTVAAAPAGPARTVSARHFVRLKLRVMGNNFRGQSWRIALFIGGALVGLWFAASGFFLFAAPGLTGNGRYAVLVAAAGGGLLVLGWLLLPLVFFGVDETLDPARFALLPLPRRTLVIGLLAAALVSVPVLAVSVAVLGLVLTAWALGGWSAGLVAVVGVLAGLLLCVAASRAVTSAFASMLRSRRVRDLAAVLLAVVAALLGPLQVFGLAALRETDWTRLTGAATVIGWTPFGAPWTAGIDVAQGRVWAAPLKLLITVAAIVALLAWWSRSLESAMVGTASTGKAPTQRGVTGGAVAQLFPRAANWARRDRFGALVALQARYWWRDARRRANLITIAVVGIFIPVLFNGGLSFTSGDEQGFSMGAGDGSPVVVTLSMVFVGVLASVTLANQFGFDGSAYAANVVAGVPGRVELRARMTAFSLYVLPMLAFVAVLLSVLLGRPGWLGLTAGSLAATYGVGLAVNSFVSVLGAYSLPETSNPFAMNGGAGMAKGLLTVLSMVTTAVVAVPMVVAAALLGDAWLWLALPVGVAYGLGTALLGAYLAGDVLDRRQPELLATVTPRR; encoded by the coding sequence ATGGCTGTCCCGGTGACCGTCGCCGCCGCGCCCGCGGGTCCGGCGCGGACGGTCTCCGCCCGACACTTCGTACGCCTCAAGCTGCGGGTGATGGGAAACAATTTCCGGGGTCAGAGCTGGCGGATCGCGCTGTTCATCGGCGGCGCGCTTGTCGGCCTCTGGTTCGCGGCCAGCGGCTTCTTCCTCTTCGCCGCGCCGGGCCTGACGGGCAACGGTCGGTACGCGGTGCTTGTCGCGGCGGCCGGCGGTGGCCTGCTGGTGCTCGGTTGGCTGCTGCTGCCCCTGGTCTTCTTCGGCGTGGACGAGACCCTGGACCCGGCCCGGTTCGCGCTGCTGCCGCTGCCGCGCCGCACGCTTGTCATCGGCCTGCTCGCCGCCGCGCTTGTCAGCGTGCCGGTGCTGGCGGTGTCGGTCGCCGTGCTGGGCCTGGTGTTGACCGCCTGGGCGTTGGGCGGTTGGTCCGCCGGTCTGGTGGCCGTGGTCGGCGTACTCGCCGGGTTGTTGCTCTGTGTGGCCGCCAGCCGGGCGGTGACAAGCGCGTTCGCCAGCATGCTGCGGTCACGCCGGGTGCGGGATCTGGCGGCCGTGCTGCTGGCGGTTGTCGCCGCGCTGCTCGGGCCGTTGCAGGTCTTCGGCCTGGCGGCGCTGCGCGAGACGGACTGGACCCGGCTGACCGGGGCCGCGACGGTGATCGGGTGGACGCCGTTCGGGGCGCCGTGGACCGCCGGCATCGACGTGGCGCAGGGACGGGTGTGGGCCGCTCCGCTGAAGCTGCTGATCACCGTGGCGGCGATCGTCGCCCTGCTGGCCTGGTGGTCCCGGTCGCTGGAGTCGGCGATGGTGGGCACGGCGAGCACCGGAAAGGCCCCCACGCAGCGCGGCGTCACCGGCGGGGCGGTCGCCCAACTGTTCCCCCGCGCCGCCAACTGGGCCCGGCGGGACCGGTTCGGCGCGCTTGTCGCCCTGCAGGCCCGCTACTGGTGGCGGGACGCCCGCCGTCGCGCCAACCTGATCACGATCGCGGTGGTCGGCATCTTCATTCCGGTGCTGTTCAACGGCGGCCTGAGCTTCACGTCCGGGGACGAGCAGGGCTTCAGCATGGGTGCCGGCGACGGCTCGCCTGTGGTGGTCACCCTCTCCATGGTCTTCGTCGGCGTGCTCGCCTCGGTCACGCTGGCCAACCAGTTCGGCTTCGACGGCAGCGCCTACGCCGCGAACGTCGTGGCCGGGGTTCCCGGGCGGGTCGAGCTGCGCGCGCGGATGACAGCATTTTCGCTGTACGTCCTGCCGATGCTGGCGTTCGTCGCGGTGCTGCTGTCGGTGCTGCTCGGTCGGCCGGGCTGGCTCGGGTTGACAGCCGGCAGCCTGGCCGCCACTTACGGCGTCGGGTTGGCGGTGAACAGCTTCGTCTCGGTGCTCGGGGCGTACTCGCTGCCGGAGACGAGCAACCCGTTCGCCATGAACGGCGGCGCGGGCATGGCGAAGGGTCTGCTGACCGTGCTGTCCATGGTCACCACGGCGGTAGTTGCGGTGCCGATGGTGGTGGCCGCCGCGCTGCTCGGTGACGCCTGGCTGTGGCTGGCACTGCCGGTCGGCGTCGCGTACGGGCTGGGCACCGCGTTGCTGGGCGCGTACCTGGCCGGCGACGTGCTGGACCGTCGTCAGCCGGAACTGCTGGCCACTGTCACCCCGCGTCGCTAA
- a CDS encoding carboxypeptidase regulatory-like domain-containing protein, with protein MQLFPARRALLAGAVVAALVLPGATPAQAAATGAVSGRLTTSDGTAAAEVLVQVYPADDYESVGYTNTDADGNYTVAGLPAGSYRVGYFPWLQPEQYHHQKSQMSDADPVTVTAGTTTTVDEQLFGTGTITGRLVDASGRPAPSVSISANEVDTYGWAGGLTDEDGRFTINALPGRYRVSFNPIEGSYQTQYVPGRLDEEGASVFEVRVNAATEVNETVLPVGGLTGRFTTATGAALPNAEVNVNTAHSYGGAWTQTDANGEFSVQLLQGSYQVSVIAGERQQYYRGKLTPEEANVVEVRGGQQTRITDSLLGTGSVTLSAVDSVTGAPIANFCAQSICSNGTGTVTVTGLPQGRHTLYLDAPDNLHFYREVTGVRVKANEDTKLTVKMRPGAVISTTIVDRQSGAPVSNICLDAYLPKQASLADGYGDCSDSNGRIQVGPLAAGNYKLFAVPRSDAYGRQWVGADGGTGDERKAAVVPATAGQVVTGPQVKLDRAGKVTGTVTDATGAPVPNASVSVLTGHPGVGTEDAVADERGVYTIKRLGPYAWPLVFGGHPYAYEWSGDKPSRFTATPIQVTAGTTATHNAQLDQGVELTGTFRAPDGTPFTGGHVIARSADTGDIAGNGWMENGQFTIRLKGPQKVFFTYNVSLGDKYFDGRYLVTQPDGTRKLAQFSVPASGSMSVDLVVPTS; from the coding sequence ATGCAGCTATTCCCAGCCCGCCGCGCCCTGCTGGCCGGTGCCGTCGTGGCAGCGCTCGTGCTGCCCGGCGCCACCCCGGCCCAGGCTGCGGCGACGGGCGCGGTCAGCGGACGACTGACCACCAGCGACGGCACCGCCGCCGCCGAGGTTCTGGTCCAGGTCTACCCGGCCGACGACTACGAGAGCGTCGGCTACACAAACACCGACGCCGACGGCAACTACACGGTCGCCGGTCTACCTGCCGGGTCGTACCGGGTGGGCTACTTCCCCTGGCTGCAGCCCGAGCAGTACCACCACCAGAAGTCACAGATGTCGGACGCCGACCCGGTGACCGTCACGGCCGGCACGACCACCACTGTCGACGAGCAGCTCTTCGGCACCGGCACCATCACCGGTCGGCTCGTCGACGCCTCCGGTCGACCCGCCCCGAGCGTGAGCATCAGCGCCAACGAGGTCGACACGTACGGCTGGGCCGGCGGTCTCACCGACGAGGACGGCCGCTTCACCATCAACGCGCTGCCCGGCCGCTACCGGGTGAGCTTCAACCCGATCGAGGGCTCGTACCAGACCCAGTACGTCCCGGGGAGGCTCGACGAGGAGGGCGCCAGCGTCTTCGAGGTCCGGGTCAACGCGGCGACCGAGGTCAACGAGACGGTGCTGCCGGTGGGTGGCCTCACCGGCCGGTTCACCACCGCGACCGGTGCCGCGCTGCCCAACGCCGAAGTCAACGTCAACACCGCCCACTCGTACGGCGGGGCGTGGACGCAGACCGACGCGAACGGTGAGTTCAGCGTGCAGCTACTCCAGGGCTCCTACCAGGTCAGCGTGATCGCCGGTGAGCGGCAGCAGTACTACCGCGGCAAGCTGACCCCGGAGGAGGCCAACGTGGTCGAGGTACGGGGCGGGCAGCAGACGCGCATCACGGACAGCCTGCTCGGCACCGGCTCGGTCACGCTGTCCGCCGTCGACTCGGTCACCGGAGCCCCGATCGCCAACTTCTGCGCGCAGTCGATCTGCAGCAACGGCACCGGCACGGTGACGGTCACAGGTCTCCCGCAGGGCCGACACACCCTCTACCTGGACGCACCGGACAACCTGCACTTCTACCGCGAGGTGACCGGAGTGCGGGTGAAGGCGAACGAGGACACCAAGCTGACGGTGAAGATGCGGCCGGGCGCGGTCATCAGCACCACGATCGTCGACCGGCAGAGCGGCGCGCCCGTGTCGAACATCTGCCTGGACGCGTACCTGCCCAAGCAGGCGTCCCTCGCCGACGGCTACGGCGACTGCAGCGACTCCAACGGCAGAATCCAGGTGGGGCCTCTCGCCGCCGGCAACTACAAGCTCTTCGCGGTGCCGCGCAGCGACGCCTACGGTCGTCAGTGGGTGGGTGCCGACGGCGGCACCGGCGACGAGCGGAAGGCAGCAGTCGTTCCGGCGACCGCCGGCCAGGTCGTCACCGGGCCGCAGGTGAAGCTCGACCGGGCCGGAAAGGTCACCGGAACGGTCACCGACGCCACCGGCGCGCCGGTGCCGAACGCCAGCGTGTCGGTGCTGACCGGTCACCCCGGCGTCGGCACCGAAGACGCCGTCGCCGACGAACGCGGCGTCTACACCATCAAGCGCCTCGGCCCGTACGCCTGGCCGCTGGTGTTCGGCGGCCACCCGTACGCCTACGAGTGGTCCGGCGACAAGCCCAGCCGGTTCACCGCCACTCCGATTCAGGTGACGGCCGGGACGACCGCCACACACAATGCCCAACTGGACCAGGGCGTCGAGCTGACCGGCACCTTCCGTGCGCCGGACGGCACCCCCTTCACCGGCGGGCACGTCATCGCCCGCAGTGCCGACACCGGCGACATCGCCGGCAACGGTTGGATGGAGAACGGACAGTTCACCATCCGTCTGAAGGGGCCGCAGAAGGTCTTCTTCACCTACAACGTCTCGCTCGGCGACAAGTACTTCGACGGTCGCTACCTGGTGACGCAGCCGGACGGCACCCGCAAGCTGGCGCAGTTCTCCGTACCGGCCAGCGGCAGCATGTCCGTGGACCTGGTCGTGCCGACCAGCTGA
- a CDS encoding DUF5701 family protein, translating to MHDAPFDAETEFDSQLDQLVRLDYPALAGMPENAFRDLVAPLRARAVDGAAGLPAPTAARVPFLLVITRDLIGVESRLALTTLAGKRKPGFLDRHYAEDDLPRFDPIKELEVPAGPAYLLFDVDRGEEFRNLAPAVAMEDMTAQDRLPLTIDEGLALITLHPAALASNRCFSLVGSRCGDKRVPALWISQGAPKLGWCWYGNPHTWLGSASAHPVRVGLG from the coding sequence GTGCACGACGCTCCGTTCGACGCCGAGACCGAATTCGACAGCCAACTCGACCAACTGGTCCGACTGGACTACCCGGCCCTGGCCGGGATGCCCGAGAATGCCTTCCGCGACCTGGTCGCCCCGCTGCGAGCCCGCGCGGTCGACGGCGCCGCCGGCCTGCCCGCGCCGACCGCCGCCCGGGTGCCGTTCCTGCTTGTGATCACGCGGGACCTGATCGGGGTGGAGTCCCGGCTCGCACTCACCACCCTGGCCGGCAAGCGCAAGCCCGGCTTTCTCGACAGGCACTACGCCGAGGACGACCTGCCGCGCTTCGACCCGATCAAGGAACTGGAGGTGCCCGCCGGGCCTGCGTACCTCCTCTTCGACGTCGACCGCGGTGAGGAGTTCCGCAACCTCGCCCCGGCCGTGGCGATGGAGGACATGACCGCCCAGGATCGGCTGCCGCTCACCATCGACGAGGGGCTCGCCCTCATCACGCTCCATCCGGCCGCGCTGGCCAGCAACAGGTGCTTCTCGCTTGTCGGCTCCCGATGCGGTGACAAGCGGGTACCGGCCCTGTGGATCAGCCAGGGCGCTCCGAAGCTGGGCTGGTGCTGGTACGGCAATCCGCACACCTGGCTCGGCTCCGCCTCGGCCCATCCGGTACGCGTCGGCCTGGGCTGA
- a CDS encoding sensor histidine kinase, which produces MGGNLSAVVGVVSLVTALTGALLAVLRLRARRGIATATQRATYEVLHTAGLAAEPLRAGLSAAGATKAVRHLRALVGAVGLALTDADEVLALDGRGTHHGEQLLAAAQRAVVTGRSTVLGESDLHCDRVDCPIRGAVVAPLHGADARVVGALVAIADSAPAPGLVQATLETAHWAGNQLALAELDSSRERLARAEVRALRAQISPHFIYNALTAIGSFVRTDPERARELILEFAEFTRYSFRAHGEFTTLAEELRSIDRYLTIERARFGDRLQVRLQIAPEVLPVTLPFLCLQPLVENAVRHGLSRKPGTGMVSIEARDAGAECHITVEDDGVGMDPTTLTAGIAELAGSTGDPGDDQGQHVGLSNVDERLRSVFGDRFGLVVETGLGSGTRVSVRVPKFHPGVRAGS; this is translated from the coding sequence GTGGGTGGCAACCTCTCCGCCGTCGTCGGCGTCGTCTCGCTTGTCACCGCGCTGACCGGGGCCCTGCTGGCGGTGCTGCGGCTGCGCGCCCGACGCGGCATCGCCACCGCCACCCAACGGGCCACCTACGAGGTGCTGCACACCGCCGGGCTGGCCGCCGAACCGCTGCGGGCGGGGCTGAGCGCGGCCGGCGCGACGAAGGCCGTACGCCATCTGCGGGCCCTGGTGGGCGCGGTCGGGCTGGCGCTCACCGACGCCGACGAGGTGCTCGCCCTCGACGGGCGCGGAACACATCACGGCGAGCAACTGCTCGCGGCGGCCCAGCGGGCGGTGGTCACCGGGCGCTCGACTGTGCTCGGGGAGTCCGACCTGCACTGCGACCGGGTGGACTGCCCGATCCGCGGTGCGGTGGTCGCGCCACTGCACGGGGCGGACGCGCGGGTGGTCGGCGCGCTGGTGGCGATCGCCGACAGCGCGCCCGCGCCGGGGCTGGTCCAGGCCACCCTGGAGACGGCGCACTGGGCGGGCAACCAGCTCGCCCTGGCCGAGCTGGACTCGTCCCGGGAGCGGCTGGCGCGGGCCGAGGTCCGGGCGCTGCGGGCGCAGATCAGCCCGCACTTCATCTACAACGCGCTGACCGCGATCGGCTCGTTCGTCCGCACCGACCCGGAGCGGGCCCGGGAGTTGATCCTGGAGTTCGCGGAGTTCACCAGGTACTCCTTCCGGGCGCACGGGGAGTTCACCACGCTCGCGGAGGAGCTGCGGTCGATCGACAGGTACCTGACCATCGAGCGGGCCCGGTTCGGCGACCGGTTGCAGGTGCGGTTGCAGATCGCCCCGGAGGTGCTGCCTGTGACGCTCCCGTTCCTCTGCCTCCAGCCGCTTGTGGAGAACGCCGTCCGGCACGGGTTGTCCCGCAAGCCGGGCACGGGCATGGTGAGCATCGAGGCCCGGGACGCGGGCGCCGAATGCCACATCACGGTGGAGGACGACGGGGTGGGAATGGATCCGACCACGCTGACCGCCGGCATCGCCGAGCTGGCCGGCAGCACCGGCGATCCGGGGGACGACCAGGGCCAGCACGTCGGCCTCTCCAACGTCGACGAGCGACTGCGGTCGGTCTTCGGGGACCGCTTCGGTCTGGTCGTCGAGACCGGGCTGGGCTCGGGGACCCGGGTGAGCGTGCGGGTGCCGAAGTTCCACCCGGGCGTACGGGCCGGCTCGTGA
- a CDS encoding LytR/AlgR family response regulator transcription factor, with product MTTGFLRVLAVDDEPPALDELAYHLRADPRVARLHTAGDATEALRLLRDGDVDVVFLDIRMPGLDGMELARVLRRFARPPAIVFVTAYDDGAVDAFDLGATDYVRKPVRAERLAESLRRVIGSRVVPSHPAALARTEEDPTIPIELAGTTRMLPRSAVRWVEAQGDYARLHTAEGSHLVRVSLATLAERWADAGFVRVHRSYLVQLKLIAELRLVNSGYVVVVDSTELPVSRRHTRELKDKLVRAAKQDWSR from the coding sequence GTGACGACAGGTTTCCTGCGGGTGCTGGCGGTGGACGACGAGCCGCCCGCCCTCGACGAGTTGGCGTACCACCTGCGGGCCGACCCCCGGGTGGCCCGCCTGCACACCGCCGGGGACGCCACCGAGGCGCTGCGGTTGCTGCGCGACGGCGACGTGGACGTGGTCTTCCTGGACATCCGGATGCCCGGCCTGGACGGCATGGAGCTGGCTCGGGTGCTGCGCCGGTTCGCCCGGCCGCCGGCGATCGTGTTCGTCACCGCGTACGACGACGGCGCGGTGGACGCGTTCGACCTGGGCGCCACGGACTACGTGCGCAAACCGGTACGCGCCGAACGGCTGGCCGAGTCGCTGCGGCGGGTGATCGGCTCGCGGGTGGTGCCGTCGCATCCGGCGGCGCTGGCCCGCACCGAGGAGGACCCGACCATCCCGATCGAGCTGGCCGGCACGACCCGGATGCTGCCGCGCTCGGCGGTGCGCTGGGTGGAGGCGCAGGGGGACTACGCCCGGCTGCACACCGCCGAGGGGTCGCACCTGGTGCGGGTCTCGCTTGCCACGCTCGCCGAGCGGTGGGCCGATGCCGGCTTCGTGCGGGTGCACCGGTCGTACCTGGTGCAGTTGAAGTTGATCGCGGAGCTGCGCCTGGTGAACTCCGGGTATGTGGTGGTGGTCGACTCCACCGAGCTGCCGGTGAGCCGGCGGCACACCCGGGAGTTGAAGGACAAGCTGGTCAGGGCGGCGAAACAGGACTGGAGTCGCTGA
- a CDS encoding sodium/solute symporter gives MGNDYVVPAIVAVTLVTVGIGFYGLRLARTTSDFLVASRAISPTWNAAAIGGEYLSAASFLGIAGLVLKYGVDVLWYPVGFAAGYLALLLFVAAPLRRSGAFTLPDFCELRLGSRRLRILATAFVIFIGWLYLVPQLQGAGLTLATVAGSPYPVGALLVAAVVTANVALGGMRAITFVQAFQYWLKLTALAVPVIFLALQWQADGRPAVTPPDGPTFRAATTVVVEHRATLTLADGDIREVRPGDELSFAAGDPVPEVSGVATDAGDWLLPSAAGDDDRGLFGTYSLILATFLGTMGLPHVLVRFYTNPDGAAARRTTLVVLALVGAFYLLPTLYGVLGRIYTPQLLVSGQTDAVVVLLPGAALGHGLVGRLLAALVAAGAFAAFLSTSSGLLTSVAGVISTDVLGRGSVRGFRLATLIAGAVPTALALHVSGLDVSQVVGLAFAVAASSFCPLLVLGIWWRGLTDLGAAAGVLAGGGAAIGAVLVTVLGPPLSGWPATLTAQPAAWTVPLAFTVMVAVSMATRRRAPADVAATMLRLHTPEALRL, from the coding sequence GTGGGCAACGACTACGTGGTTCCGGCCATCGTCGCGGTCACACTGGTCACCGTCGGGATCGGCTTCTACGGGCTGCGGCTGGCGCGGACCACGTCCGACTTTCTGGTGGCATCCCGGGCGATCAGCCCGACCTGGAACGCCGCCGCCATCGGCGGGGAATACCTGTCGGCCGCGAGTTTCCTCGGCATCGCCGGCCTGGTCCTCAAGTACGGCGTGGACGTCCTCTGGTATCCGGTCGGGTTCGCCGCCGGCTACCTGGCCCTGCTGCTGTTCGTGGCCGCGCCGCTGCGCCGCTCCGGCGCGTTCACGCTTCCCGACTTCTGCGAGCTGCGGCTGGGGTCCCGCCGCCTGCGCATCCTCGCCACGGCCTTCGTGATCTTCATCGGCTGGCTCTATCTGGTGCCGCAGTTGCAGGGCGCCGGGCTCACCCTGGCCACGGTGGCCGGCTCCCCGTACCCCGTGGGCGCCCTCCTGGTGGCCGCCGTGGTCACCGCGAACGTGGCGCTCGGCGGGATGCGGGCGATCACCTTCGTCCAGGCGTTCCAGTACTGGCTCAAGTTGACAGCTCTCGCCGTACCGGTGATCTTCCTGGCGTTGCAGTGGCAGGCCGACGGCCGCCCGGCGGTGACGCCGCCCGACGGGCCGACGTTCCGGGCCGCGACCACAGTCGTGGTCGAGCACCGCGCGACCCTCACCCTTGCCGACGGCGACATCCGAGAGGTACGCCCCGGCGACGAGCTGTCCTTCGCCGCCGGTGACCCGGTGCCGGAGGTGTCCGGCGTGGCCACCGACGCGGGGGACTGGTTGCTGCCCAGCGCGGCCGGCGACGACGACCGGGGTCTGTTCGGGACGTACTCGCTGATCCTGGCCACGTTCCTCGGCACGATGGGCCTGCCGCACGTGCTGGTCCGTTTCTACACCAACCCCGACGGCGCGGCGGCGCGCAGGACGACGCTCGTGGTGCTGGCCCTGGTCGGCGCCTTCTACCTGCTGCCCACCCTGTACGGGGTGCTGGGCCGGATCTACACACCGCAACTGCTCGTCAGCGGGCAGACCGACGCGGTGGTGGTGCTGCTGCCCGGCGCGGCCCTCGGTCACGGGTTGGTCGGGCGGCTGCTCGCCGCGCTTGTCGCGGCGGGAGCGTTCGCGGCCTTCCTTTCCACGTCGTCGGGACTGCTCACGAGCGTCGCCGGGGTGATCTCGACGGATGTGCTCGGCCGAGGCTCGGTACGCGGCTTCCGGCTGGCCACCCTCATCGCCGGCGCTGTGCCGACGGCGCTGGCCCTGCACGTCTCCGGGCTGGACGTGTCACAGGTGGTCGGGTTGGCCTTCGCGGTCGCCGCGTCGAGCTTCTGCCCGCTGCTGGTGCTCGGCATCTGGTGGCGAGGGCTGACCGACCTGGGCGCCGCCGCCGGTGTCCTGGCCGGCGGCGGGGCGGCGATCGGCGCGGTGCTGGTCACCGTGCTCGGCCCGCCGCTGTCGGGCTGGCCCGCCACGCTCACCGCGCAGCCCGCCGCCTGGACGGTGCCGCTGGCGTTCACAGTGATGGTCGCGGTGTCCATGGCGACCCGCCGACGTGCGCCGGCCGACGTCGCCGCCACCATGCTGCGCCTGCACACCCCCGAAGCCCTGCGCCTGTGA
- a CDS encoding response regulator transcription factor, which translates to MKERRVLVVEDERTIAESVAARLRAEGFAVEIATDGPSAVERFRTGQPDLVVLDVMLPGFDGLEVCRRIQAVRPVPVLMLTARDDETDLLVGLAVGADDYLTKPFSMRELAARVHVLLRRMERAATPAPPAIRLGDIEINEAERRVRRSGADVHLTPTEFDLLIHLAGRPRTVLPRERLLADVWGWAEGTGTRTVDSHVKALRRKLGADLIRTVHGVGYALEVPA; encoded by the coding sequence ATGAAGGAACGCCGCGTCCTGGTCGTCGAGGACGAACGCACCATCGCCGAGTCGGTTGCCGCCCGACTCCGCGCCGAGGGTTTCGCCGTGGAGATCGCCACGGACGGCCCCAGCGCGGTCGAGCGGTTCCGGACCGGCCAACCGGACCTCGTCGTCCTCGACGTGATGCTCCCCGGCTTCGACGGTCTGGAGGTGTGCCGGCGGATCCAGGCCGTCCGGCCGGTGCCGGTGCTGATGCTCACGGCCCGCGACGACGAGACCGATCTGCTGGTCGGGCTCGCGGTCGGCGCGGACGACTATCTCACCAAGCCGTTCTCGATGCGGGAACTGGCCGCCCGCGTCCACGTGCTGCTGCGCCGGATGGAACGGGCCGCGACCCCCGCCCCACCCGCCATCCGCCTCGGCGACATCGAGATCAACGAGGCCGAACGGCGGGTTCGCCGCTCCGGCGCGGACGTGCACCTCACTCCGACCGAGTTCGACCTCCTGATCCACCTCGCCGGGCGGCCCCGCACGGTGCTGCCGCGAGAGCGGCTTCTCGCCGACGTGTGGGGCTGGGCCGAAGGCACCGGCACCCGCACCGTGGACAGCCACGTCAAGGCTCTGCGCCGCAAGCTCGGCGCCGATCTCATCCGGACCGTGCACGGCGTCGGGTACGCCCTGGAGGTACCCGCGTGA
- a CDS encoding HAMP domain-containing sensor histidine kinase, with translation MTNHRLVDWLDRALPRPLDPVRSIKMKLGVLLVASWAVAIGYFWYGIGWLPPGTAITVICIALVTSQVLAHGMTSPLREMTAAAGAMARGDYTRRVRATSRDEVGELAQAFNKMAEDLHAADQRRRELIANVSHELRTPITALQGVLENMVDGVAEPEPAALRTALSQTERLGHLVADLLDLSRLDAGVVPLRRVRIDVGDFLDEAVEHATASAAGAGLDVDFQLRDLAAPLTVRADPWRLHQVFANLLDNAARHSPPGGTVRVSAEEHAGQLHFEVSDEGQGIPTAERSLVFERFTRGDRAAGGGTGLGLAIARWVVELHGGQIAVLDPVGAARNSQPGCRIRVTIPSNGPHREEAA, from the coding sequence GTGACCAACCACCGACTGGTGGACTGGCTGGACCGCGCGCTGCCCCGCCCGCTGGACCCGGTCCGCTCGATCAAGATGAAGCTCGGCGTCCTGCTGGTCGCCTCCTGGGCCGTGGCCATCGGCTACTTCTGGTACGGCATCGGTTGGCTCCCGCCGGGCACCGCGATCACCGTCATCTGCATCGCGCTCGTCACCTCGCAGGTGCTCGCCCACGGGATGACCTCGCCGCTGCGCGAGATGACGGCGGCCGCCGGGGCGATGGCCCGCGGCGACTACACGCGCCGGGTACGCGCCACCTCCCGCGACGAGGTGGGTGAGCTGGCCCAGGCGTTCAACAAGATGGCCGAGGACCTGCACGCGGCGGACCAGCGCCGACGCGAGCTGATCGCCAACGTCTCCCACGAGCTGCGGACGCCGATCACCGCGTTGCAGGGCGTACTGGAGAACATGGTGGACGGGGTGGCCGAGCCGGAGCCCGCGGCCCTCCGCACGGCGCTGTCCCAGACCGAACGGCTCGGGCATCTCGTCGCCGACCTGCTCGACCTGTCCCGCCTCGACGCCGGGGTGGTGCCGCTGCGCCGGGTCCGCATCGACGTCGGGGACTTCCTGGACGAGGCGGTCGAGCACGCCACCGCCAGCGCCGCCGGAGCGGGGCTCGACGTGGACTTTCAGCTCCGCGACCTGGCGGCGCCGCTGACCGTACGCGCGGACCCGTGGCGGCTGCACCAGGTGTTCGCGAACCTGTTGGACAACGCGGCGCGGCACAGCCCGCCCGGCGGCACCGTGCGGGTGAGCGCCGAGGAACACGCCGGCCAACTCCACTTCGAGGTGAGCGACGAGGGGCAGGGCATCCCGACGGCCGAGCGTTCCCTGGTGTTCGAACGGTTCACCCGCGGCGACCGGGCGGCCGGCGGTGGGACCGGCCTGGGCCTGGCCATCGCCCGCTGGGTCGTCGAACTGCACGGCGGCCAGATCGCGGTCCTCGACCCGGTCGGCGCCGCCAGAAACTCCCAGCCCGGTTGTCGCATCCGGGTCACCATCCCGAGCAACGGGCCACACCGAGAAGAGGCCGCATGA